A portion of the Stella humosa genome contains these proteins:
- a CDS encoding sigma-70 family RNA polymerase sigma factor, translating to MAHAAAGARQAPKFRIVSSATDANHDTDLVARVAAGDRLALRRIHERFQRPLVGYLLRFVRDHAVAEELAAEVMVGVWRQAARYEGRSSLETWVFGIAHNKAVSWLRKRREEGMPEGAAEALVDERADPEAEAEASSVTDMMTRLIARLSAEQQAALQLTYYQEMPLEQVASAMGCPVNTVKTRIYYARQHLKRMLADEGIAALAA from the coding sequence ATGGCCCATGCAGCGGCGGGTGCCCGGCAGGCCCCCAAGTTCCGGATCGTTTCCAGTGCAACCGACGCCAACCACGACACCGACCTGGTGGCGCGGGTTGCCGCCGGCGACCGCCTGGCGCTCCGCCGCATCCACGAGCGCTTCCAGCGCCCGCTCGTCGGCTACCTGCTGCGCTTCGTGCGCGACCATGCCGTGGCCGAGGAACTGGCGGCCGAGGTGATGGTCGGCGTGTGGCGGCAGGCCGCGCGCTACGAGGGCCGGTCGTCGCTGGAGACCTGGGTCTTCGGCATCGCCCACAACAAGGCGGTGAGCTGGCTGCGCAAGCGGCGCGAGGAAGGCATGCCCGAGGGCGCGGCCGAGGCGCTGGTCGACGAGCGCGCCGACCCGGAGGCCGAGGCCGAGGCCAGCAGCGTCACCGACATGATGACGCGCCTGATCGCCCGCCTGTCGGCCGAGCAGCAGGCGGCGCTCCAGTTGACCTACTATCAGGAGATGCCGCTGGAGCAGGTGGCGTCTGCCATGGGATGCCCGGTCAACACGGTGAAGACCCGCATCTACTATGCCCGCCAGCACTTGAAGCGGATGCTGGCCGACGAGGGTATCGCGGCGCTGGCGGCCTGA